One genomic segment of Eikenella corrodens includes these proteins:
- a CDS encoding cysteine hydrolase family protein: MKKTVLLVIDTQQALLDRGAYRGVEMLDAIGRMLLAARTHGREVIYVRHNEADSPFAPNSPGWQIAAAVAPQAGEKVVDKWYSSAFRGTDLLDYLRGSGVERLVVVGMMTEYCVETTVRAASDLGFEVILPEGANSTLDNGRWSAQELYEHHNFDIMRGRFAAMPSVEEAVALLSD; encoded by the coding sequence ATGAAGAAAACGGTTTTGTTGGTTATTGATACTCAGCAGGCATTACTGGATAGGGGTGCTTATCGCGGGGTAGAAATGTTGGATGCCATCGGTCGAATGTTGCTTGCAGCCCGCACACATGGGCGTGAAGTCATCTATGTTCGGCACAATGAGGCGGATTCGCCCTTTGCACCGAACTCGCCCGGTTGGCAGATTGCTGCTGCCGTTGCACCGCAGGCCGGTGAGAAAGTAGTGGATAAATGGTATAGCAGCGCTTTTCGCGGTACGGATTTGCTGGATTACCTGCGTGGCAGTGGAGTTGAGCGCTTAGTGGTGGTTGGCATGATGACTGAATATTGCGTGGAAACTACGGTACGGGCTGCCAGCGATTTGGGCTTTGAAGTGATTTTGCCAGAAGGTGCCAACAGTACGCTGGATAATGGCCGCTGGTCGGCTCAAGAGCTGTATGAACACCATAATTTCGATATTATGCGCGGTCGTTTTGCCGCCATGCCGAGCGTAGAAGAAGCCGTGGCGCTGTTGTCTGACTGA
- the rodA gene encoding rod shape-determining protein RodA, whose product MQHPSEHAIRRYWRKIWDPMDMWLFYSMLAIYVMSLFLLYSADGQNIGQLENKTLHTIVGFVLLWCIARTRPQVLSNFAIVLYGVSLLMLVGVHFFGVIVNGSQRWLNLGIIRLQPSELMKIALPMTVAWYLQQHETDLGWRHYLAALVLIAAPGFLILKQPDLGTAVLIMASGLFVIFFAGLPWRVIAVAVVGFFASLPLLWQYGMHDYQRTRVLTLLDPTKDPLGAGYHILQSMTAIGSGGVWGKGWLNGTQTHLDYIPESTTDFIFAVYGEEFGLIGNLLLLAVYTIMLGRGLYIAAKAPTLYSRTLAGALTMTLFCYVFVNMGMVSGILPVVGVPLPLVSYGGTATLSIMIIVAMLMGISNQQSKM is encoded by the coding sequence ATGCAACACCCGTCTGAACACGCTATCCGCCGCTACTGGCGGAAAATCTGGGATCCGATGGATATGTGGCTGTTCTACAGCATGCTGGCCATCTATGTGATGAGCCTGTTTTTGCTGTATTCGGCCGACGGTCAGAATATTGGTCAGCTGGAAAATAAAACTCTGCACACGATAGTAGGCTTTGTGCTGCTGTGGTGTATTGCCCGTACGCGGCCGCAGGTGCTGAGCAACTTTGCTATTGTGCTGTATGGGGTGAGTCTGCTGATGCTGGTGGGGGTGCACTTTTTCGGGGTGATTGTGAACGGCTCGCAACGCTGGCTGAATTTGGGCATTATTCGCTTGCAACCCTCTGAATTGATGAAAATTGCGCTGCCAATGACGGTGGCGTGGTATCTGCAACAGCACGAAACGGATCTGGGCTGGCGGCATTATTTGGCTGCATTGGTGCTGATAGCCGCGCCGGGCTTCTTGATTTTGAAACAACCTGATCTAGGTACAGCAGTGTTGATTATGGCGTCTGGACTGTTTGTGATATTTTTTGCTGGGTTGCCGTGGCGGGTGATTGCGGTGGCCGTGGTCGGCTTTTTTGCTTCACTGCCGCTGCTGTGGCAATACGGTATGCACGACTACCAGCGTACCCGTGTGCTGACCCTGCTCGACCCGACTAAAGACCCGCTGGGCGCGGGCTACCATATCTTGCAGTCGATGACCGCCATTGGCTCCGGCGGCGTGTGGGGCAAGGGCTGGCTTAACGGCACACAAACGCATCTTGATTACATCCCGGAATCTACTACTGACTTCATCTTCGCTGTATATGGCGAGGAGTTCGGCCTTATTGGCAATCTCTTGCTGCTGGCGGTGTACACCATCATGCTGGGGCGTGGCCTTTATATTGCCGCCAAAGCCCCCACGCTCTACAGCCGAACCTTGGCCGGCGCGCTGACCATGACGCTGTTTTGCTATGTGTTTGTGAATATGGGCATGGTGAGCGGCATTCTGCCGGTGGTGGGCGTGCCGCTGCCGTTGGTAAGTTACGGCGGTACGGCCACGCTTTCTATCATGATTATTGTGGCTATGCTGATGGGCATCAGTAACCAGCAGAGTAAGATGTAA
- a CDS encoding MarC family protein: protein MITHILYLFTGLIVLNNPLIALGYFVDKTAGFTLKEQRKTARLVSISAFICMVVAGVIGTPLLKVLGIGIPAFQIAGGILVFVIAMSMMGGEDNPVKPNLNKEHSSLPPEKQFAFAVVPMATPIIVGPGGFSIVIIYSSHVGTWQGALELLIACFMVGVTCYLILAGSARLSKILGNVGIKIINRVSGLLLAAIAVEIVLAGLRSLFPALKIMG from the coding sequence ATGATTACTCATATCTTATATTTGTTTACTGGTTTGATTGTTTTAAATAATCCATTGATTGCGCTTGGTTATTTTGTGGATAAGACGGCGGGCTTCACACTGAAGGAGCAGCGCAAAACTGCACGCCTGGTGTCGATTAGTGCGTTTATTTGTATGGTGGTAGCCGGAGTGATTGGCACCCCGTTGTTGAAAGTTTTGGGCATTGGTATTCCGGCCTTCCAAATTGCCGGTGGTATTCTGGTGTTTGTGATTGCGATGAGCATGATGGGGGGGGAGGACAATCCGGTGAAACCCAATTTGAATAAGGAGCATTCAAGCCTACCGCCGGAGAAGCAATTCGCTTTTGCCGTGGTGCCAATGGCTACGCCGATTATTGTTGGCCCCGGTGGCTTTTCTATCGTGATTATTTACAGCAGCCATGTGGGGACGTGGCAGGGCGCATTGGAGCTGTTGATTGCCTGCTTTATGGTGGGGGTAACCTGCTATTTGATTTTGGCCGGCTCGGCCAGACTAAGCAAAATTCTTGGCAATGTTGGCATCAAGATCATCAACCGCGTGTCCGGCTTGCTGCTGGCAGCCATTGCGGTGGAGATTGTATTGGCTGGTTTGCGAAGCTTATTCCCGGCTTTGAAGATTATGGGTTAA
- a CDS encoding formate--tetrahydrofolate ligase encodes MPQLSDVQIAQAANIRHIDEIAAKLGLKPEQLEHYGKYKAKINPADAYRLPEKRGKLILVTAISPTPAGEGKTTVTIGLADALNRIGKNAVIALREPSLGPVFGIKGGAAGGGYAQVLPMEDINLHFTGDFHAIGVANNLLAALIDNHIHHGNALNIDPKRILWRRAVDMNDRHLRNIIGGLGKTADGVMRDDGFDITVASEVMAVFCLAKDIADLKQRLGNILVAYTKDGSPVYARDLKAQGAMTVLLKDAIKPNLVQTIEGTPAFVHGGPFANIAHGCNSVIATRLACHLADYAVTEAGFGADLGAEKFCDIKCRLSGLRPDVAVVVATVRALKYNGGLLKDELSGENLAALEKGLPNLLRHIDNLKNVFGLPVVVALNRFSADTQAELNLVAEACRQRGAEISFTEVWGKGGAGGEDLARKVAAAVEQSSAQFSFSYEVEQSIPEKIRMVAQKIYGADDVDFSAEALADIANLEKLGWDKLPVCMAKTQYSFSDNAKLLGAPKGFRIIVRGLTLSAGAGFVVVLCGNMMKMPGLPKVPAAERIDVDDDGVISGLF; translated from the coding sequence ATGCCCCAATTGTCTGACGTGCAAATTGCCCAAGCCGCCAACATCCGACACATCGATGAAATCGCCGCCAAGCTCGGCTTGAAACCGGAACAACTGGAGCATTACGGCAAATATAAAGCCAAAATTAATCCGGCTGATGCATACAGGCTACCTGAAAAACGAGGTAAGCTTATTTTGGTAACTGCTATCAGCCCTACGCCTGCCGGGGAAGGGAAAACGACAGTCACCATTGGCTTGGCTGATGCGCTCAACCGTATCGGTAAAAATGCTGTTATCGCCTTGCGTGAGCCCTCACTCGGCCCGGTGTTCGGCATCAAGGGTGGGGCAGCCGGTGGCGGCTATGCCCAAGTGCTGCCAATGGAAGACATCAACCTACACTTTACTGGCGATTTCCATGCTATTGGTGTAGCAAACAACCTTTTGGCTGCCCTTATCGACAATCATATCCATCATGGTAATGCGCTCAATATTGATCCAAAACGGATTCTGTGGCGGCGTGCAGTGGATATGAATGATCGCCATTTGCGCAATATTATCGGTGGGTTAGGTAAAACCGCCGATGGTGTGATGCGTGATGATGGTTTTGATATAACTGTTGCCTCCGAAGTGATGGCGGTATTCTGTTTGGCTAAAGATATTGCTGACCTCAAACAGAGGTTGGGTAATATATTGGTGGCGTATACCAAAGACGGTAGTCCGGTGTATGCACGTGATTTGAAAGCACAAGGCGCAATGACAGTGCTGTTAAAAGATGCCATTAAGCCAAATCTGGTTCAAACCATTGAAGGTACACCTGCTTTTGTGCATGGCGGCCCGTTCGCTAATATTGCCCATGGATGTAATTCAGTTATCGCTACGCGCTTGGCTTGTCATTTGGCCGATTATGCCGTTACCGAAGCTGGTTTTGGTGCAGATTTGGGCGCCGAGAAATTTTGCGACATCAAGTGCCGATTGTCCGGTTTGCGGCCGGATGTTGCAGTGGTAGTGGCTACCGTGCGGGCATTGAAATATAACGGAGGCTTATTAAAAGATGAGTTGTCCGGTGAAAATCTGGCTGCATTGGAAAAAGGGTTACCCAATCTGTTGCGCCATATTGATAATCTGAAAAATGTATTTGGCTTGCCGGTGGTGGTGGCGCTCAACCGATTCAGTGCTGATACTCAGGCTGAATTGAATTTGGTGGCAGAAGCCTGTCGGCAGCGTGGTGCGGAAATATCATTTACTGAAGTGTGGGGTAAGGGTGGTGCCGGTGGTGAGGATTTGGCGCGTAAAGTAGCTGCTGCTGTCGAACAATCATCTGCACAATTCAGCTTCTCTTATGAAGTAGAGCAAAGTATCCCGGAGAAAATCCGCATGGTTGCACAGAAGATTTATGGTGCAGACGATGTGGATTTCAGTGCGGAGGCGCTGGCTGATATCGCTAATTTGGAAAAATTGGGGTGGGATAAGTTGCCCGTTTGTATGGCAAAAACGCAATATTCATTCAGTGATAATGCTAAGTTATTGGGTGCTCCAAAAGGCTTCCGCATCATTGTGCGTGGGTTGACTTTGTCTGCTGGAGCAGGGTTTGTTGTAGTGCTGTGCGGTAATATGATGAAAATGCCGGGTTTGCCAAAAGTGCCGGCTGCAGAGCGAATTGATGTGGATGACGATGGGGTAATTAGCGGATTGTTCTGA
- the mrdA gene encoding penicillin-binding protein 2, which translates to MKSRRHYTPVKAPPRSQRKDYLLRLVVAFAMVLIFFGVLVWQFVRLQVARHEEFVDKAVANRVSLIPTPPIRGEITDVNGVVLAHNYPAYSLEVIPNELEMKIEDLIPALSPYVEISEADMKRFQRFRAESRSYERIPLKLKLSTEEAARLAAVLFRFKGVEVNARTFREYPYGELTTHIIGYIGRISDKDRDQLESEDRYELYRGTTHIGKMGLENYYEQQLHGMPGYQEVEKDAQGNIVRTLKTAPAVSGQTLRLSLDIRMQQKASELLGNRRGAVVAIDPQTGGVLALVSKPTYDANLFIDGIDSDTWKSLNDDWQRPLINRVTQGLYPPGSTFKPFMGMAALQSGQITPNTVLPAPGAWSIPGSRHQFRDSVRSGHGSANLGKAIQVSSDTFFYRLGYEMGIEKAYPYLAHFGFGQPTGIDLPNEYKGILPSPEWKARRFAHAKNETARQWKPADMVTISIGQGFNAYTPLQMAHATATLANNGVMYRPHLVRELIDHQKQTRILVGTQPSATLPFKPEYFTFVKQSMERVLRPGGTAWRVGVGLKYSMGGKTGTAQVVQIRQGASYNAAALAERHRDHAWFIAFAPADNPKIAIAVLLENGGWGANAAPVARQLADFYLLQLQGENGKNLPLPKPSVPGDGAMSQAEYPLIHAQAARTLSAYRAVSGSQPAAASEVR; encoded by the coding sequence ATGAAGTCGAGACGTCATTATACGCCCGTCAAAGCGCCACCCCGTAGCCAGCGGAAGGATTATCTGCTGCGCTTGGTGGTGGCGTTTGCTATGGTTTTGATATTCTTTGGCGTGTTGGTATGGCAGTTCGTGCGGCTTCAGGTAGCCCGGCACGAGGAATTTGTAGACAAAGCCGTTGCCAACCGGGTTTCCCTGATTCCCACTCCGCCGATTCGCGGTGAAATTACCGATGTGAACGGTGTGGTGCTGGCGCACAATTATCCGGCCTATTCGTTGGAAGTGATTCCCAACGAGTTGGAAATGAAAATTGAGGATTTGATACCTGCTTTGAGCCCATATGTGGAAATCAGTGAGGCCGATATGAAGCGCTTCCAGCGTTTCCGTGCCGAATCCCGCTCCTACGAACGTATCCCCCTGAAATTAAAACTGAGTACCGAAGAAGCCGCTCGGCTGGCTGCGGTGCTGTTCCGTTTCAAAGGTGTGGAAGTGAACGCACGCACTTTCCGCGAATATCCCTATGGCGAGCTCACCACTCATATCATCGGTTATATTGGCCGCATCAGCGACAAAGACCGCGACCAACTGGAAAGCGAAGACCGCTATGAGCTTTATCGCGGCACCACCCATATCGGCAAAATGGGCTTGGAAAACTATTACGAGCAGCAGCTGCACGGCATGCCCGGCTATCAGGAAGTGGAAAAAGACGCGCAAGGCAATATTGTGCGCACTCTAAAAACCGCACCGGCAGTAAGTGGGCAAACCCTGCGTCTGTCGCTTGATATCCGTATGCAGCAGAAGGCCAGCGAATTGTTGGGCAACCGGCGTGGTGCTGTGGTGGCTATCGACCCGCAAACCGGAGGGGTGTTGGCCTTGGTATCGAAGCCAACTTACGATGCCAACCTGTTTATTGATGGCATCGACAGCGATACGTGGAAAAGCCTGAACGACGACTGGCAGCGTCCGCTTATCAACCGCGTTACTCAAGGGCTGTATCCGCCCGGTTCTACTTTCAAACCATTTATGGGTATGGCCGCGCTGCAAAGCGGGCAGATTACCCCCAACACTGTGCTGCCTGCGCCTGGCGCATGGAGCATTCCCGGTAGCCGCCACCAGTTCCGTGATTCAGTGCGCAGCGGGCACGGTTCGGCCAATTTGGGTAAGGCCATCCAAGTGTCATCCGACACCTTTTTCTACCGCCTGGGCTACGAAATGGGCATAGAAAAGGCTTATCCCTATCTGGCGCACTTTGGTTTCGGTCAGCCGACAGGCATCGATTTGCCCAATGAATACAAAGGCATCCTGCCCAGCCCGGAATGGAAGGCGCGGCGCTTTGCCCATGCCAAAAACGAAACCGCCCGCCAGTGGAAGCCTGCCGATATGGTAACCATCAGCATCGGTCAGGGTTTCAACGCCTACACGCCGCTGCAGATGGCACACGCCACCGCCACGCTGGCCAATAACGGCGTGATGTACCGGCCGCACTTGGTGCGCGAACTCATCGACCACCAAAAGCAAACCCGTATTCTGGTGGGTACCCAGCCCAGCGCCACCTTACCGTTCAAGCCGGAGTATTTCACTTTTGTGAAGCAGAGTATGGAGCGCGTGTTGCGCCCGGGCGGCACGGCCTGGCGTGTGGGTGTGGGCTTGAAATACAGCATGGGCGGCAAAACAGGTACAGCGCAGGTGGTGCAGATTCGGCAGGGCGCATCGTATAACGCGGCCGCGCTGGCCGAACGCCATCGAGACCATGCCTGGTTCATTGCCTTTGCACCGGCAGATAATCCGAAAATAGCCATCGCCGTGCTGTTGGAAAACGGCGGCTGGGGTGCGAATGCCGCGCCGGTGGCGCGCCAGTTGGCTGATTTCTACCTGTTGCAGCTGCAGGGCGAAAATGGCAAAAACCTGCCGTTGCCTAAACCCTCTGTGCCGGGAGATGGCGCGATGAGCCAGGCTGAGTATCCGCTGATTCATGCTCAAGCAGCACGCACCCTGTCTGCCTATCGGGCGGTTTCAGGTAGCCAGCCGGCTGCCGCATCCGAGGTTCGATAA